The sequence GCTTCCCGAAATGGGCTACCACGCCGGGCTCGACGAGCTCCTGCGCGCCTGCGGCGTGGAGTACACCTTCCTCGAGGCGCACGCCGCCTACCACGCCGCCGAGGGCCCGGATCACGGCAACTTCATGCCGTTTGCCGCCGAATCGGGACTCGTCATCTTCCCGCGCGAGCTGAAGTTGTCCGGGGCCGTCTGGGCCCACCGCACGGGCTACCCCGGCGACGCGCGCTACCGCGAGTTCCACGCTGACTACACCTGGCAGATGTCCGAGATCGAGCTCTCGCGGCTCGGCTGCGAGCGCATGCCGCTGGGCATCAAAGTGCACCGTATAACGGGCGATGGCATGGAGCGCGAGACCTACGACCATGCCATGGGCGCCGCGGCCGCCCGCGAGCACGCCGCCGACTTCATTTCGCGCATACGCGAGCGTGCCGCCGGGGTCGCGCCCCTTCTGGGACAGGCGCCCGTCTTCACCCTGCCCTTCGACATGGAACTCTTCGGCCACTGGTGGCACGAGGGGCCCGAATTCCTCGAGGAGCTCGCGCGACTTGCCGCCGACACGGACGACATCGAGTTCGTCACGCCAGAGGAGATACTGCGGGAGGGGGTCGATTCCCACGGACGGCCCGCCGAGAGCTCGTGGGGAAAGAGCGGCTACTTCGACACCTGGCTCAACCCGGCCTGCCTGTACGCTTATACAAAAATAGCCGAACTCGCCGAACGCCTGTTCGCCCACAGGCCCAACGCGCGCACGCTGGCGGCGTACCGCCAGGCCGCGGCGGAGATCATGCTGGCGCAATCCTCGGACTGGCCGTTTTTTATCGCCTGGGACCGGTTCGCCGACTACGGCAGCGCCCGGCTCGACGAGCACATCGTCGCCGCCTCGCGCATTCTTTCGGGAATCGAGGCGGGAGAGCCCGATGACGATTATGTTGATGAAAGGGGGGCGGCCTATCCGCTGTTCGCCGCGTCCTCGATCGAATCCATCATCTGATTCTCCTCTTTCCAGCCCCGCAGCGCATGCCTGTAAAAATCGAAGTCGGGCGTTGAGGCCTCGAGCTTTTTAACCAGGAGGTTTCGCGCCCAGCGCCGCTCGGTGTACTCGCAGATGTCGCGGATGTTGCGCCCCGAGAGTCCTTCGCTGGCGCCTCCCAGCGCGACGAGATGCTCTTCGGAAAGATGGCGCGCGTAGTTGCCGAAGATCGCCGCGCGTTCGCGCGCGCTCGGAAACGGAAAGTGGATGCTCTGGTCGAAGCGGCTGATGAGCGCGTGGTCCAGATCCTTCTTGCGGTTGGTCGCGCCGATCGTGATGGTGCTCGCCACCGATTCGATGCCGTCCAGCCGCCGCAGCAGCACCGAGAGCACGCGGCGCGTCGCCTCGAACATGTTCTGGTCGCGCGAGCCGGCGAGCGAATCGATCTCGTCGAGGAAGAGGATGCTGCCTCCAAGGTCCTCGCAGGCGTCGAAGATCTGCGAGAGATTCTGCGAGGACTGCCCGTACCACTTCGACATGATCGACTCTATCGGCACGTAGACCAGCGGCACCTTCACCTCTCCGGCGATGATGCGCGCGATGGTGGTCTTCCCCACGCCGGGCCCCCCCTCGAAGAGGATGGCGCGAGGGCGGTTGGACTCGAAGCTTCGCCGCGTCATCCGCGCGATCGAATCGTAGATCTCGGGGTTCTGGAGCGGCATGATGATCGACTCGCGGATCTTGCGCTTCACCTCTTCGTAGCCGGCGATGTACGCCCAGTCCAGGCGGCCGCTGTCGTCGTAGATGCTCGCGCCAAGGCGCTTGAGGCGCACCGAGGGGTCGTCTTTCAGCCGCGCGTGGGCCGTCTTGAATATCTCGAGCGCCAGCGCGATCTCCTCCTGGCCGAAGTTCCCCTTCTTCGAGAAGTCGGCGCGGAAGTTCGCGGTGATGCCGAAAAACTCCACCTTGAAGTTGTCCAGGATGTTGTCGG is a genomic window of Spirochaetota bacterium containing:
- a CDS encoding 1,4-alpha-glucan branching protein domain-containing protein codes for the protein MGKGRRRKGPAARLVLVLHAHLPYARIPRERFPAQELWLYQNIAECYIPLLRTMELLADKGVRFPLTVSLSPTLLAMLGDGYYRHKFDDYLACVIALAHVHAAPGGGALSGALAHLAEKLEETRDWWNAAEGNLAARFRSLSERGAITLVTTTATHALLPAYRFSAALERIQIRTGQNLFAREFGPAPRGLWLPEMGYHAGLDELLRACGVEYTFLEAHAAYHAAEGPDHGNFMPFAAESGLVIFPRELKLSGAVWAHRTGYPGDARYREFHADYTWQMSEIELSRLGCERMPLGIKVHRITGDGMERETYDHAMGAAAAREHAADFISRIRERAAGVAPLLGQAPVFTLPFDMELFGHWWHEGPEFLEELARLAADTDDIEFVTPEEILREGVDSHGRPAESSWGKSGYFDTWLNPACLYAYTKIAELAERLFAHRPNARTLAAYRQAAAEIMLAQSSDWPFFIAWDRFADYGSARLDEHIVAASRILSGIEAGEPDDDYVDERGAAYPLFAASSIESII
- a CDS encoding AAA family ATPase, with the translated sequence MSENDDRQLIPYDRMKEQVEREVFAFIERRNLPEEIMPPRFSFEKGTAMVSFALPFLGDALLLQFFAIAKAHLGNVRIHAFDDGYYALQALNKNLFKADNILDNFKVEFFGITANFRADFSKKGNFGQEEIALALEIFKTAHARLKDDPSVRLKRLGASIYDDSGRLDWAYIAGYEEVKRKIRESIIMPLQNPEIYDSIARMTRRSFESNRPRAILFEGGPGVGKTTIARIIAGEVKVPLVYVPIESIMSKWYGQSSQNLSQIFDACEDLGGSILFLDEIDSLAGSRDQNMFEATRRVLSVLLRRLDGIESVASTITIGATNRKKDLDHALISRFDQSIHFPFPSARERAAIFGNYARHLSEEHLVALGGASEGLSGRNIRDICEYTERRWARNLLVKKLEASTPDFDFYRHALRGWKEENQMMDSIEDAANSG